A genomic region of Vicinamibacterales bacterium contains the following coding sequences:
- a CDS encoding PEP-CTERM sorting domain-containing protein has translation MRVASRIAVLTILTVVFSARGALASVITVAEFSWTSTLIDPSPNCDPTDTACIPDPLFQSVFLLTNLWDGPDPGPTLQGSRLTLPDGESVWFDLAPPNDPTGTNIDQISIVDVLPLFADATIGFAFAGEDYALTRSLSAPDTSAVFSIEVPDTPPAPVPEPGTLGLLSLGVVAGLSRVRHTRLSRA, from the coding sequence ATGCGCGTGGCTTCGCGGATTGCGGTTCTCACGATTCTGACCGTCGTCTTCAGCGCCCGCGGCGCGCTGGCGTCGGTCATCACCGTCGCCGAATTCAGCTGGACGTCGACGCTCATCGATCCCAGCCCGAACTGCGACCCGACCGACACCGCCTGCATTCCCGATCCGTTGTTCCAATCAGTATTCCTGCTGACCAACCTCTGGGATGGGCCCGATCCCGGTCCGACGCTCCAGGGCAGTCGCCTGACGCTGCCCGACGGCGAGTCGGTCTGGTTCGATCTCGCGCCACCCAACGATCCGACCGGCACCAACATCGATCAGATCTCCATCGTCGACGTGCTGCCGCTCTTCGCCGACGCGACCATCGGTTTCGCGTTCGCGGGAGAGGACTACGCCCTCACCCGATCGCTCAGCGCGCCGGACACTTCGGCGGTCTTCAGCATCGAGGTTCCCGACACGCCGCCGGCTCCGGTCCCGGAACCAGGAACGCTCGGTCTGCTTTCGCTTGGCGTGGTGGCCGGTCTGTCGCGCGTCCGCCACACGCGACTATCGCGCGCCTGA
- a CDS encoding Ig-like domain-containing protein: MALVVLIASVSAPLQVRLSAAMSLTAIAPLGASAGVSVQITGTGFDPSAANNQVTLTPASGPAVQVTAASITTLDASKNLRRIGITIPAGLAVGPAAVRVTNLVTHESVTGGKLDVVAISLPATASAVRGATQVPVRIDGSPNAAFVAGRTTVSIGAGVTVQAVQVTSPQSLVATISVNATAALGTRLVLLVTSTQTAQLTDGFAVTAPNRAPAINSTPPSTATESQPLTYQARATDPDGDAVTFRLVSGPSGVVVSPDGDLRWTPQSSDVGSRQIVIEASDGKGGAVQQTFTVAVAAAVTLTSIQLDPASLRLSDVGATRALSVTGRRSDGSTVLITSAAAGTHYESTNTFVARVDESGLLTSVGNGSATITARNGALSATAAVVVEAGVTLQSLDLTPAEATLRAIGAAQPLALRGRFSDGTLRDLTTDAGVTYDSSDAAIARVAANGLVTAVANGAATIVAHYDTATATAHVAVSVSSGRGFVRGEVYDDSKGLPLAGTVVTLLEDGSGPLVPGVAASVDAFGHFSIPAAAGAGVIRLSKSGFTTVDRQVPVPANDAVTAVDARLTPLDPGGKTIASALGGELRDAAGRFRLQIPAGALGDDALIVLTPLSGQGLPLLLPLGWSPTTAVAIGAPFDAFGAPVTLTLPNVAGLPAGTAVPLARYDADRHAWIVEAAAVVDPSGLTAVVDVTHSGAYVLLRADPGVAPAGAPGDLLAGLSASTVLPSDASATGEVVPRSAPPGDDARAAGRITAIAQNALPSGAIVHVRVQEQFDLLDQTHIVTQPFVEDVVLYQAAATGGAGSVGATFPITPSQSFTIQQLMLGVVRLAVTAADDSTAVSVVGSVGGTVTDADGDQLQVPAGALNGDNAIAMARLAADEAAALAPADADLIAAIRIDATGVDFAQPGTLTTAAPAGASGQDQFLLAAAFLDPFGQRRLRLVALLDVISGRLVPRAASGTVQLDGVRHGGDFFVVRGRTPLGFISGTVLRATSPLAGALVTSTATAFADVTTVTGHAVLPSAAGVAASVTAIDPPSGDRGASAATVTAAAVVPVSIAVGAQTFSLAASNPAADASNVPLDASLTLDFSTTVDPATLSAAAITLRTPAGETAAALLLSADRRRVTVRPAATLVSATAYSVILTAALRDAAGHALSPTAIGFTTLDTTRPATAAGRITAALPDADGGVLVSGSAGVAPAKGAVTLTNVRTQESITVLALGDGSFQARVDAVVGDTLLLVIRGSDGNDVSLEITQFVGPDGTTAIGSRGGVVTGPAARTATLLPNSLTTPGLFRLSAADTAPPALPAGFAVVDAFAIDVNRAVFNDLASLTLTDPQNRFTPQTASRAVFAVTGDLPVPADALVNSALRFTATAMDAGGTRRSADVSTTAVAANAEASRTEGSQVADFPTLFVGAPKQVVPGQEATIDAIAPEARLDLRISAPQDLAVGDTLWLTEAVTIGDEPRLVLVDRLDVTAGAAPMAVTAGRELPGARETGRYLVVRARTPLVLASGRVAGGPALVEIDGLPFVFRTSGPDGSFVAPVPSGLPFTLRVVELDGSSRGTITGTAPASGTINLGSPLAPTASTLTVTASLDDRSVVEIDSVLTFRFSEPIDSKSVAPAIVVVDPKGSRVFGTVVVSPDLLSAAFTPSRRWHFATAYRYGVAASIVAASGARQAVPLSGEFTTFAPVLLATVPQTNARDVAVNGSTVVVGAADGLAAVDWSNPLAPHLVGTTPIAGGISAVNLTGDLVDRNGAPVAGPLALAASGSSTSDGAFGVYQLPSGLAPSQVGRAQLTSAPGNPVPAGVIASAGTPRALVAGPDGRAFVAVEGVGLIAARLSEAIPPDASNPGRAVVGRYPPTTENITGTAVLGSRLVVAGAAGLAVLDSSLARTGLADTGGTAAAVAAAAGVRLDLNGDHTIEADREIVDVAVVAGTDGTVQSYRIPASGDPQLLSIVRLGSAASGVVLDPAERLAYVAAGTRGVVIVDLDGTAGIQPVDDDHDGIDDRILGTLAVPGAAARTAIDHARGIAAVAGGAGGLAVAQLLPPRTFIQSFVRDPLKDRTGDEQSIIDTHQALATDDGLRLTVSVASAGEPLSLVIQENPDAGGTSLLSFDNGAGGRDLSAGLNDIGIVIRRTDGTIGSHATLRVQTAAGRQIIAIDVTLLPVEPVQIAPAYLIVTPSPAAIPAGRSTVQLSAAAVTADGRLFNVTAASAGTTYASSDPRVATVDANGLVRAAAGGSTTIRAANHGASALVTVSVDAPPVIVALEPRNRSLTLVFPGLAVPLDVLARYSDGSLRDVRATGSAFRSSAPGVVEVTADDRVVAHEEGVAVVTVSNGAVQADIEIAVEFRAPAVLTGIALRPMAIAVRADDPLARAEATLAGSGALDGLPVTFTLAGASSRSASVDSNVDGIASIALAPLEGRGSLTVTATVVNPADGKTLSASQVVQTASGAGDVEPNDTPAAASRLTFRHPVSGSLDGASDVRDVYELDSTTDGTAVVTVSTATAPPDTLALSFLSADGALLQRVALT; the protein is encoded by the coding sequence TTGGCGCTCGTCGTCCTCATCGCATCGGTGTCGGCGCCACTACAGGTGCGGCTGTCGGCGGCGATGTCGTTGACGGCGATCGCGCCGCTCGGCGCGTCGGCCGGCGTCTCGGTACAAATCACCGGCACCGGCTTCGACCCGTCGGCCGCCAACAACCAGGTCACGCTGACGCCGGCGTCGGGACCTGCGGTGCAGGTGACCGCAGCGTCGATCACGACGCTCGACGCCTCGAAGAACCTCCGCCGAATCGGCATCACGATTCCGGCCGGCCTTGCCGTCGGTCCCGCGGCCGTCCGGGTCACCAACCTCGTCACGCACGAGTCGGTGACCGGAGGGAAGCTCGACGTCGTCGCGATCTCACTGCCCGCCACGGCGAGCGCGGTTCGCGGGGCCACGCAGGTGCCCGTTCGCATCGACGGAAGCCCCAACGCCGCGTTCGTCGCGGGACGCACGACCGTCTCGATCGGCGCTGGGGTGACCGTCCAGGCCGTGCAGGTCACCTCGCCACAATCGCTCGTCGCGACGATTTCGGTCAACGCGACGGCGGCGCTTGGGACCCGCCTCGTGCTGCTCGTGACGAGCACGCAGACCGCGCAATTGACTGACGGCTTCGCGGTCACCGCGCCCAACCGCGCCCCGGCGATCAACTCGACGCCGCCGTCGACCGCGACCGAGTCGCAGCCTCTGACCTACCAGGCGCGCGCAACCGATCCCGACGGCGACGCCGTGACCTTCCGGCTCGTCTCCGGGCCGTCGGGGGTGGTCGTGTCACCCGACGGAGATCTGCGATGGACGCCGCAATCGAGTGACGTCGGGAGCCGTCAAATCGTCATCGAGGCGTCTGATGGCAAGGGGGGCGCCGTTCAACAGACGTTCACCGTCGCCGTCGCCGCAGCCGTCACGCTGACGTCGATTCAACTGGACCCCGCAAGCCTGCGGCTGTCGGACGTCGGCGCGACCCGCGCGCTGAGCGTGACGGGCCGGCGCAGCGATGGCAGCACTGTCCTGATCACGAGTGCGGCCGCCGGCACTCACTACGAGAGCACCAACACGTTCGTGGCGCGCGTCGACGAGAGCGGACTGCTGACGAGCGTCGGCAACGGCTCAGCGACCATCACGGCACGCAACGGAGCCCTGAGCGCGACGGCGGCGGTGGTCGTCGAAGCGGGCGTGACGCTGCAGTCGCTCGATCTGACGCCGGCCGAGGCGACGCTCCGCGCCATCGGCGCCGCGCAACCGCTCGCGCTGCGCGGCCGATTCTCGGACGGGACGCTGCGCGACCTGACGACCGACGCCGGCGTGACCTACGACTCGAGCGACGCCGCGATCGCCCGGGTTGCAGCCAATGGACTCGTGACCGCTGTCGCCAACGGCGCCGCGACCATCGTTGCCCACTACGACACCGCCACCGCGACGGCGCACGTCGCCGTCAGCGTCAGCTCGGGACGCGGGTTCGTACGCGGCGAAGTCTACGACGACAGCAAGGGCCTGCCGCTCGCGGGGACTGTGGTCACCCTCCTCGAGGACGGCAGCGGACCCCTCGTGCCGGGGGTCGCTGCGTCCGTCGACGCCTTCGGACATTTCTCGATCCCCGCCGCGGCCGGCGCCGGCGTGATCCGTCTCTCCAAATCCGGGTTCACCACTGTCGACCGGCAGGTGCCAGTACCGGCGAACGACGCGGTGACCGCCGTCGACGCGAGGCTCACGCCGCTTGATCCCGGCGGCAAGACGATCGCCTCGGCTCTCGGCGGCGAATTGCGTGACGCCGCCGGACGCTTCCGCCTGCAGATCCCGGCGGGAGCGCTCGGAGACGACGCGCTGATCGTGCTCACGCCCCTCAGCGGTCAGGGTCTGCCGCTCCTGCTCCCGCTCGGATGGTCGCCGACAACCGCTGTGGCGATCGGCGCGCCGTTCGACGCCTTTGGCGCTCCCGTCACGTTGACGCTTCCCAACGTCGCCGGGCTTCCCGCCGGGACTGCCGTGCCGCTCGCGCGTTACGACGCCGACCGTCATGCGTGGATTGTGGAGGCGGCGGCGGTCGTCGACCCTTCCGGATTGACGGCCGTCGTCGACGTCACCCACAGCGGCGCGTACGTACTGCTTCGAGCCGATCCGGGAGTGGCGCCGGCCGGAGCACCCGGAGACTTGCTTGCCGGACTCTCCGCGTCGACGGTGCTGCCCTCGGACGCGTCGGCCACCGGCGAGGTCGTTCCGCGTTCGGCCCCGCCGGGGGACGACGCGCGCGCAGCCGGCCGCATCACCGCGATCGCGCAGAACGCGCTGCCGAGCGGCGCGATCGTCCACGTGCGGGTTCAGGAGCAGTTCGATCTGCTCGATCAAACGCACATAGTCACCCAGCCGTTCGTCGAAGATGTCGTCCTGTATCAGGCGGCGGCGACGGGCGGTGCGGGCAGCGTCGGTGCGACCTTCCCGATTACGCCGTCGCAGTCGTTCACGATTCAGCAGCTGATGCTCGGCGTCGTCCGGCTCGCCGTCACCGCCGCTGACGACTCGACGGCGGTATCCGTCGTCGGATCCGTCGGCGGAACGGTGACGGATGCCGACGGCGATCAACTCCAGGTCCCCGCCGGCGCGCTGAACGGCGACAACGCGATCGCCATGGCGCGGCTGGCGGCCGACGAGGCCGCGGCGTTGGCGCCGGCGGATGCCGATCTCATCGCCGCGATACGAATCGACGCGACCGGCGTCGACTTCGCACAGCCTGGCACGCTGACGACAGCCGCACCGGCGGGTGCGTCTGGACAGGATCAGTTTCTGCTCGCCGCGGCATTTCTCGATCCCTTCGGTCAGCGGCGGCTCCGACTGGTCGCGCTGCTCGACGTCATCTCTGGACGGTTGGTTCCCCGCGCGGCGTCCGGAACCGTCCAACTCGACGGGGTGCGGCACGGTGGCGACTTTTTCGTGGTGCGCGGACGGACGCCGCTCGGGTTCATCAGCGGCACAGTCCTCCGGGCGACGTCTCCGCTCGCCGGCGCGCTCGTGACCAGTACCGCGACCGCGTTCGCGGATGTGACGACGGTTACCGGGCACGCGGTGCTGCCGTCCGCGGCGGGCGTCGCGGCGAGCGTGACGGCCATCGACCCGCCGAGCGGTGACCGTGGCGCGTCGGCAGCGACCGTCACCGCGGCCGCGGTCGTGCCGGTATCGATCGCGGTCGGCGCGCAGACGTTCTCGCTGGCGGCGAGCAATCCTGCGGCCGATGCGAGCAACGTTCCCCTCGATGCGTCGCTCACGCTCGACTTCTCCACGACGGTGGATCCTGCGACGCTGTCGGCGGCTGCCATCACCCTGCGAACACCGGCCGGCGAAACGGCGGCGGCGCTGCTGCTGTCGGCCGATCGCCGGCGGGTGACGGTGCGGCCGGCCGCAACGCTGGTCTCGGCCACGGCCTACAGCGTCATCTTGACCGCCGCGCTGCGCGATGCGGCGGGACATGCGCTGTCGCCGACCGCGATCGGCTTCACCACGCTGGACACGACGAGACCGGCCACCGCGGCCGGCCGAATCACCGCCGCGCTGCCCGACGCCGACGGTGGCGTGCTGGTCTCGGGAAGTGCCGGCGTGGCGCCGGCCAAGGGAGCGGTCACCCTCACCAATGTTCGGACGCAGGAGTCGATCACCGTACTGGCGCTCGGCGACGGGTCATTTCAGGCGCGGGTGGACGCCGTCGTCGGCGACACCCTGCTGCTGGTCATCCGCGGCAGCGACGGCAACGACGTTTCGCTGGAGATCACGCAGTTTGTCGGACCGGACGGGACAACCGCCATCGGGTCGCGCGGCGGTGTCGTCACCGGGCCCGCGGCGCGGACGGCGACGCTGCTGCCAAACAGCCTGACCACGCCCGGCTTGTTCCGCCTGTCCGCAGCCGATACCGCGCCGCCGGCGCTCCCCGCCGGCTTCGCGGTCGTCGACGCATTCGCGATCGACGTCAACCGGGCGGTGTTCAACGATCTGGCGTCGCTGACGTTGACCGACCCACAGAACCGGTTCACGCCGCAGACCGCCTCGCGAGCGGTGTTCGCCGTCACCGGCGATCTGCCGGTGCCCGCCGACGCGCTCGTCAACAGCGCGCTGCGATTCACGGCGACGGCGATGGATGCTGGCGGCACGCGGCGAAGCGCTGACGTGTCAACCACGGCGGTCGCGGCAAACGCCGAGGCGTCGAGGACCGAGGGATCCCAAGTCGCCGATTTCCCGACGCTGTTCGTGGGAGCGCCGAAGCAGGTCGTGCCGGGACAGGAAGCGACCATCGATGCCATCGCGCCAGAGGCGCGGCTCGACCTGCGCATCTCCGCCCCACAGGATCTCGCCGTCGGGGACACGCTGTGGCTGACGGAAGCCGTCACGATTGGCGACGAGCCGCGGCTGGTCCTGGTCGACCGGCTCGACGTGACCGCCGGCGCAGCGCCGATGGCGGTGACGGCGGGACGCGAACTGCCCGGCGCTCGAGAGACCGGCCGCTACCTCGTCGTGCGGGCCAGAACGCCGCTCGTCCTCGCATCGGGCCGCGTCGCCGGCGGGCCTGCACTCGTCGAGATCGACGGGCTGCCGTTTGTTTTCCGGACGTCGGGGCCCGACGGCTCGTTCGTGGCGCCTGTGCCATCCGGCCTCCCTTTCACTCTGCGCGTCGTCGAACTCGACGGATCGAGCCGGGGAACCATCACGGGAACGGCGCCGGCCTCCGGCACCATCAATCTGGGCAGCCCTCTGGCGCCGACCGCCTCGACGTTGACCGTGACCGCCAGCCTCGACGACCGCAGCGTCGTCGAGATCGACAGCGTCTTGACCTTCCGCTTCTCGGAGCCGATCGACTCGAAGTCGGTGGCTCCAGCGATCGTCGTGGTCGATCCAAAAGGTTCGCGCGTGTTCGGCACGGTTGTCGTCTCTCCCGACCTGTTGAGCGCGGCGTTCACCCCGAGCCGGCGCTGGCACTTCGCGACCGCCTACCGCTATGGGGTTGCCGCGTCAATCGTCGCCGCATCGGGTGCGCGGCAGGCCGTTCCCCTCTCGGGAGAGTTCACCACCTTCGCACCCGTCTTGCTCGCGACCGTGCCGCAGACCAACGCGCGCGACGTCGCGGTGAACGGGAGCACGGTTGTCGTCGGCGCCGCGGATGGTCTTGCGGCGGTCGACTGGTCGAACCCGCTCGCGCCGCATCTGGTCGGGACGACGCCCATCGCGGGCGGGATCTCCGCGGTCAATCTCACGGGCGACCTGGTCGATCGCAACGGCGCTCCAGTCGCTGGTCCGCTCGCGCTCGCGGCATCCGGTTCTTCAACCTCAGACGGCGCGTTCGGTGTGTATCAACTGCCGTCCGGACTGGCGCCAAGCCAAGTCGGCCGCGCACAGCTGACCTCGGCTCCCGGCAACCCCGTACCGGCCGGCGTGATCGCGTCGGCTGGGACGCCGCGCGCCCTCGTGGCCGGGCCGGACGGACGGGCGTTCGTCGCGGTGGAAGGCGTCGGCCTGATTGCGGCTCGTCTGTCGGAGGCGATCCCTCCCGATGCGTCCAACCCCGGCCGCGCGGTGGTTGGCAGATATCCGCCGACAACCGAGAACATCACGGGGACTGCGGTGCTGGGCAGCCGTCTCGTCGTGGCGGGGGCGGCCGGTCTTGCCGTGTTGGATTCCTCGCTCGCCCGCACCGGGCTCGCGGACACAGGCGGCACCGCGGCCGCTGTAGCTGCCGCGGCCGGCGTGCGGCTCGACTTGAACGGCGATCACACGATCGAAGCCGATCGGGAAATCGTCGATGTCGCGGTGGTCGCGGGCACGGACGGGACGGTGCAGTCCTACCGGATTCCGGCATCCGGCGATCCACAGTTGCTGTCGATTGTCCGTCTTGGATCCGCCGCGAGCGGCGTCGTGCTCGATCCGGCGGAGCGGCTCGCCTACGTCGCAGCCGGCACGCGCGGCGTGGTCATCGTCGACCTCGATGGGACGGCCGGCATCCAGCCGGTGGACGACGATCACGATGGCATCGACGATCGCATCCTCGGTACGCTGGCGGTGCCGGGCGCCGCGGCGCGGACGGCGATCGATCATGCGCGCGGGATTGCCGCGGTCGCCGGCGGCGCTGGCGGACTCGCCGTCGCGCAGCTGCTGCCACCGCGCACCTTCATTCAGTCGTTCGTGCGCGACCCGCTGAAGGACAGGACCGGCGACGAGCAGTCGATCATCGACACCCACCAGGCGCTCGCCACCGACGACGGTCTGCGCTTGACGGTCAGCGTCGCGAGCGCCGGCGAGCCCCTGTCGCTCGTCATCCAGGAGAACCCGGACGCCGGCGGCACCTCACTCCTGTCTTTCGACAACGGCGCGGGCGGCCGCGACCTGTCGGCGGGACTGAACGACATCGGCATCGTCATTCGGCGCACCGACGGCACGATTGGCAGTCACGCGACGCTGCGGGTGCAGACGGCGGCGGGCAGACAGATCATCGCGATCGACGTCACGCTGCTGCCGGTGGAGCCGGTGCAGATCGCGCCGGCGTATCTGATCGTCACGCCGTCTCCGGCGGCGATTCCCGCCGGCCGCTCAACGGTCCAGCTCTCGGCCGCCGCGGTGACGGCCGACGGACGCCTGTTCAACGTCACGGCGGCGAGCGCCGGCACGACGTACGCCTCCTCGGATCCGCGTGTCGCGACGGTCGACGCCAACGGGCTGGTGCGCGCCGCCGCAGGCGGTTCGACGACGATCAGGGCCGCGAACCATGGCGCCTCTGCGCTGGTCACCGTCTCCGTTGACGCGCCGCCGGTGATCGTGGCGCTGGAGCCCCGCAACCGCAGCCTGACGCTGGTGTTCCCAGGGCTGGCGGTTCCCCTCGACGTTCTCGCGCGCTACTCCGACGGCTCCCTGCGCGACGTGCGCGCGACCGGGTCGGCATTCCGCTCGAGCGCGCCCGGTGTCGTCGAAGTCACGGCCGACGATCGCGTCGTCGCGCACGAGGAAGGCGTGGCGGTGGTGACCGTGAGCAACGGCGCCGTGCAGGCCGACATCGAGATTGCCGTCGAGTTCCGCGCGCCTGCCGTCCTGACGGGCATCGCGCTGCGGCCGATGGCGATCGCGGTACGGGCGGACGATCCGCTCGCCCGCGCCGAAGCGACACTGGCCGGAAGCGGAGCTCTCGATGGACTGCCCGTCACCTTCACGCTGGCGGGCGCCTCCAGCCGTTCGGCCTCGGTCGACAGCAACGTCGATGGCATCGCTTCGATCGCCCTCGCGCCGCTCGAAGGGCGTGGTTCGCTGACCGTCACGGCCACGGTAGTCAATCCCGCCGACGGCAAGACGCTGAGCGCCTCGCAGGTGGTGCAGACGGCATCCGGCGCCGGCGACGTCGAGCCCAACGACACGCCGGCTGCGGCGTCGCGCCTGACGTTCCGCCACCCGGTATCCGGATCGCTCGACGGCGCGTCTGACGTGCGCGACGTCTATGAGCTCGATTCGACCACCGACGGCACGGCGGTGGTCACCGTGTCGACCGCTACCGCGCCGCCGGACACGCTCGCCCTGTCGTTCCTCTCGGCGGACGGCGCGTTGCTGCAGCGCGTTGCGCTGAC
- a CDS encoding ECF-type sigma factor, which translates to MFVSWIQGPELLSPEERPFGAARQRSVRQFRCRSSEKDAHHMWRTTCVKRLMAVTGASMNDVTALLDRWNEGDPEALKQLLERLYPELRRLADGLLRHEREGHTLQPTALVHEAYIRLTGLREMRLENRRHFYGAAATAMRRILVDYARQRRAQKRGGADLHRAPFEDALNTPIDLHLDFERLEEALLELATFAPEKARIVELRYFTGLSIQETADVLDIAPATVKRHWTYARAWLFRALSA; encoded by the coding sequence ATGTTCGTCTCCTGGATCCAAGGCCCGGAACTTTTGTCACCTGAGGAGCGGCCTTTTGGCGCGGCGCGGCAGCGGTCGGTGCGACAATTCCGCTGCAGGTCGAGTGAAAAGGACGCTCACCATATGTGGCGCACGACGTGCGTAAAAAGGCTCATGGCCGTGACCGGGGCATCCATGAACGACGTCACTGCGTTGCTCGATAGATGGAACGAAGGGGATCCGGAAGCCCTCAAGCAGCTGCTTGAACGGCTGTATCCGGAGCTGCGGCGGCTGGCGGACGGCCTGCTGCGCCACGAACGCGAGGGGCACACGCTGCAGCCGACGGCGCTCGTGCACGAGGCGTACATCCGCCTCACCGGTCTTCGCGAAATGCGTCTGGAGAACCGGCGGCACTTCTACGGCGCCGCCGCCACGGCGATGCGTCGCATCCTGGTCGATTACGCACGACAGCGGCGGGCACAGAAGCGCGGCGGCGCCGATCTGCACCGTGCGCCGTTCGAGGACGCGCTCAATACACCGATCGATTTACATCTGGACTTCGAACGGCTGGAAGAGGCGCTGCTGGAGCTGGCCACGTTCGCGCCCGAGAAGGCGCGGATCGTCGAACTGCGCTATTTCACGGGTCTCTCGATCCAGGAGACCGCCGACGTGCTCGACATCGCACCCGCCACCGTGAAGCGCCACTGGACCTACGCCCGCGCCTGGCTCTTTCGCGCGCTGAGCGCATGA